The following is a genomic window from Bacillus sp. V2I10.
AAGTAAGCTGTTTCAAAATCCTCAGAGACAGCCAGATCCAAGTTATTTCTCCCCGTATTTACTACGACTCCAGTTTTTCCTTTTAAAACGGGTGACTGAAAGACTCCATCTGTCATAAGTTCACGTACATGTTCAATTTCCAATACATTTGTATCTTTATGCACACGATGCAATAGTGAATATAATTCAGGCGATAAAACGAGTGCATATGGTCCATTGTGATTTAGATCGAGCAGTTTATTTCTTGCGTCAACAACATCTTTAAAGGCGTTTCCCGATTCATACCAATTCCCGACTAAGTGTGTTAATCGCCCCTTTACATTCATTAACCCGGGGATATCAAATTCCTTTGACCCATGGAAAATCATTTGGTCTTCTAAGATGGAAACATCGCGTGCGGCATTAGCAGCCACTGAAAAATCAATAGGGATGTCCAGCACTTTTGCCTGTTCTAAATCGCGCCAATAAAGCACAAAATCCTTGTAAAGCAACGGTATTGTATAGTTGACTCTTTTGCTGGACTCAATTTCTGTATCAAAAGAACCTTGAAAGTCCATTTTGGCTTCATGATTTTCTACAAAGATATCATTGAAAATACTTTGCACCCCTCTGCCAAGAGGACCGTATAATTCAATAAAGCGTCGTCCAACTAATTGTCTCCTTGCAGCCTCAATAACGATTTGGTTTAATTGTTGAAATTCTTGATTTGATAGAGGTAAATCTGAATGTATTTGAGAATTCATAAATTTCTCCTTTCCCGTAAGTTCTTTATAGTAAACTCCCAACAGTAAAACCTTTTTTGGGACTTTTATGTTTTTTTGCTGTTGCATTTTGAGAGATTAGGGGAGCCAAATGATCATGGTCTTTATCATGATGTGCATGGGGATCTACATAATCACGATCAAACTTTCCATTTATTTCATTTAAGAAATTCTTAACTTGTTGATAATCTTGATAAGAAACCTCTCTCATTTGCTGCAGTTGTGTACTTCGTACTTCGTCTGTAAATTTAAAGAGTGCTAAATCCAGGTGTTCTACAAAATTGTGCAAGCCGAATTTTTCAAGATTTAATTCTTGCAAAAGACGGTTAAACTCATTGTTGGTTGGAGAAAAAATAGTATCATTTTTATCATTTTCGAATTTTGTTATTAGCGGAATAAGTTCCTCTAAACGTGATAGCCTTTGTTCTTCTTCTTCATAAATATGATGGTAGTAGAGTCGTTCATGATCGTCTTTTGCATTTTGAATAACAGGATCTAGCATGGCCATAAAGTTTTCGATTGATTCCTTTGTAGTTGTAAAAATTCGGTTGAAAATCGCTAATTCTTCTCTCATACGATCCACCTCCAGTTTTTATCTGATAAACCCATTATTGCCAGACTATTGATATTTATTACATCTCTATTTACAAATATATGTTTAAGTTTACTTGTGATTTTAATAACACAAACATAGTTAACTTCAGCCCATTACCATTCATAGATTCCGACATACCTATGCTTCTTTACTATTTGAAGCTGGAGCAACTATTAAGGATATTCAAGTAGGACTAGGTCATACAGAAATTCAAACAACAATGAATATCTATACTCACGTGACAAATACAGCGAAAGAACAAGTAGCAAATTTATTTAAAAATTATATGGATTTATGAGGAAGGGTATTCAAACTGATTTTTTCTCAAATAAAAACCCTTCCTCGGCAATCCGAGAAAGGGCTGTAAACGTTGATAGATAGAGAATATTAACGTTTTGAGAACTGAGGTGCACGACGAGCGCCTTTAAGACCGTATTTTTTACGTTCATTTTTCATTAGACATTAGCGCTATCGAATTCAATGTCAAAAGCCTTAACTTAACGAGTTTCTACTATAAAGTAATATCATCTAATTTCAATGAGTTTCATCAAAAGGTATTCATTAGGTATTCAAATTTTATGCTGGCGGGCAGTATAAGTAAAAAACCTTTAAGTGAAAGAAAAGTTCCGATACATGAGGGATCAAATAAGCAGCCTAGTTTAAAGGATATGTTTCACTATATACAAACCATTTTTTTCAATTGGTCAAACCTTGTTTAATTAAGATTATTCCTATAACAAAGTGGACATCCACTACGTTTACCATTTCTATTGTAGATTAGTGCAGGCCATTCGTAACCACACTTTTTACATAACCACCAAACTTTAAAATGAGAATTTGCAAAGTAATCTTGTGGGCCTTTTTCATTCTTAGTTGGATGCCACTCCTTAACAAGTTCGGGATTAACGGCAGCTAAATTATTTCCACTATGCAACCTTCTATTCCCACAGTCTGGACAGTTATTGCCACCATGTGTTCGACTGGCAATTGTAGCTGACCAACAATGACCTTTTTTACAAATCCAATTTACTTTTTCCTTACTTGCCACTTTAAAGTCCTCTGGTTTTAAATTTCCATTCTTCTTGTAATCAAATTCTATTAATAGATCTGGTCTTATTGTGGCAAATGAATTTTCACATTCCAAACAATCCATTAATTCTAAAATTGACACATTATCTCTCTCTAAATTTATATCAGGTCTTTTTTGAACATGATCTATAAAAACCATTTGAAGACACATTTGAAATGCTTCGATAGAATGATTTTTAAGCACATAGAAAATTGTATTGGAATTAGGTGAATTATATGGAGGGCATTCCGGCTCTCGTATTCTAATTAGTTTTGCAGTTGGCATCTTTTCTAATAACATACTGTCTTTCTTTATATCGCGCTTATTATCCTTATGATAAAACCCTCCGTCATACTCAATTACTAAATTAATTGATGGAATGTATACATCCAAAACCATACGTGTACCTAAAAGTGGTCTTTCTATCTCAACATCATCAAAATGTTTTCGTAAATAATAAAAGAGTGTGTATGATTTTTTCGACACTTTCATTGTTTTTTTACACCTTGGACATCCTGTTCCACCACTTGTTCGATGTTTTGGAGTTGTTTTCCACTCATGTCCTCTCTTACATCTCCATAAAACCTTGACAGTTGAACCAGGGGTGACATCTTTTGCTGTCTTATACTTATTCTCTAAACATTCAACCCATTCATACGCTATTTGTGGATAAAGCTTAGCTAAGTTGTTTGTTTCATTAACTCTTAAACCTCTACAATATGGGCATCCATTACTCCTTCTTTTTCTAGTCATTCGTTTAATTGGCATATCAAACGAGTGACCCTTTTCACAAATCCAATAATATGTTTCATTGGAACCAGCAAGCACCTTATCTGGAGTTGATGGACTATTTCTCTCTTTGTCCCACATAGCTACTAGGTCTGGTCTTTTCCCCAATAATGAGCGTTCAAAACACACTTCTGAACCTTTACAACATGGGCATCCAGTTCCATTAGATCTAGATGCTAATTTAGCCTTATAACTTGGATGTCCTTCCTGGCAATTCCACCATACATGCTGTCTTCCTTTTGGAGGAACATCACTTGGCTTTATATCACCGTTTAATTCATAGTCCCATTCATTAACCAATTCTGGATATTCACTTGCTAGACTTTTCTTCACTTATAATTCTCCTAAAGGATTAAATGTCTCATCAGTTATTATATTTATACCCAAAATCTGTAATAAGTAGGCGATGTAAGTGATAGAATACTCATCAGTTATTCCATTAAGATTGTCTTACTTTAATTTCCCCTGCCCTTTTAGAAGATTCCATCTGCGTTTAACTACCCTTTTTAAGGCTTTTTCATATAGGAAAACCGAAATGCCCGGATAAGAAACTTCAGGTAGTAACGTCAGATGGAATCAAAATTTGAGACTAATGGGAAAAGCTTTCTATCTTTCTGAATTTCTTGATACCGAAGCTCGCTTTACCTTAGTGGAGCGGAACGCGATAAGTTAGACCCAATTCTCGATGTCTGTGCGAACTTGTGCACAATCGTGATGATGATTTTCTTACCATCTTGCAGGAGTTTCCTTAAGTCACCTGAGCTTCCTGCATGACCAACGGTATTCGATACCTGCATAAACCCTTTTATTGTATTCTTAATCTGCTTATCAAGATTAATCCGGTCTGTTACTACTATGACCGAGTCGAAAAGGTTTTTACCATCTTTCGACAACGAGACCAATTGGTGAGCCAACCAAGCAATCGAGTTAGATTTTCCGCTTCCTGCACTGTGTTGGATTAGATATTTTTGACCGACACCCTTCTCACTGACGTCAGCTAGGATAGACTTAACGCCAGATAGCTGATGATAACGAGGAAAAATTTGCGTGCGCTTCAATGTTTTAATATTATACCAAAGACCGTTCTCCTTATCGGTCTTTGGTTGTTATTATAGAAAAAATGAGTCATATCTTAACGGAAAAAAACCTCATTTACTTATGGTAAGGTTCACCGTACCTTATCATAATGAGGTATCCATTTTTCCGATCAAAACCCAATCTCTTATTTGTTCAGCAACTTTAATTACATCCGTATTAGAAGTATCAACAATTGGAATTGGGGGCGTATTTTTAGCGGCTATTTCAATAAACCAACTTGCTAATTTTTTAATATATTTAATCTTTTTATCTGTCATATTCTTTCTTGCACATAGTCTATTCTCACGGGTTTGTTCATCACAATGTAAAATCAAGTAGTTTATGTGCGAAAAATAACGGATTTCCTTACTTGTTTCAATATCCTGTGGCTTTATTAATCCGCAAATTATCGTTTTTCGGCCGCTTTCAGCAACATCTCGTGCAACACGAAGCCAAATACCTTGCATTTGATATTTGTCTAATTTGTTAGAGTCGGCTCTTAAAAACTTCAAAATAACATCATAATCGAAAATAACATAGTCTGGCATAATTCTTCGTAGTTCCTTGACAACGAAGGTTTTCCCAGAACCACTAGCACCTGTAACGATATATAAGGGCACTTTTGACATGACAATTCTCCTTTGCTTATTAGATTATAATATGATATGAATAAAAGTCTCGTAAGGTATATGTATGTGTCCGCTATTGTGGCTTTAAGATATAAAATAATGATAAGGACTAAGATAGAAAAAAACTCCCTGCAGCCTACAGGGGGTTTTTGGTTTTAACAATAAATTTTTCACATATTGGTCCTATATACTAATTCTCCAGTTTTTTTTCATATTTAAAATATTCATCACGAAGAGGGTGCTTTGAACTCCACCAGGGTTTACTATCTTCCCCTGTGTAGTGAATAATGGCCGGGTCTAACAGAGGTTCAAAGAAATAAACTTGTTTTGACTGATAATTCCATTTTACGTCAAGTTGAAGCCATTTATCATGAAGAATAGCATTCATCGGATCTTGACTGGGATAACGAATAATTCTTTGGTTCTTTTTCATGAAATCAATAATTTGGTTTGTTATGTTGTGCTCTCTCCACTTTTTTAAATTCAAGACTAATACACCGGCATTGAAGTAATCACAGTCATCAGGAATAGAAAGGTCGGAATGTCTTAACTTTTTTACCCCTTGCCAAGCATCGATTACCCCTGCAAGAAAATATTGATTAATATTGGTGTCCCATAATTTGGTAATGTCTTCTTTAATAATCATATCACTGTCCAAATATATGACTTTTTCAATCTCTTTTTCCAGTAGGTCTGGAATCGAAATTCGGTGATACGTTTCCTGAGTAATATGATGAGTAAGGAGGAAACCATCATACAGAGTCGGATCAATGGATAAATATTTGATTTCAGCGTTGAATTGTTTAACGGTGTTCGTTAATATGGATTTATTTTTCTTAGAGATTTGACTATCAATAACATAAATGATGATAGGATTCGCAGAAACCTTATTTTTCAGCAAGGAATATAACATAACTGCAAGATGTTTGGCAAAACCATCATTAACGGCTGTTACAACATGAATCGTGCTCATTATTCTCCCACCTCTTTATTCACATGTTTTCATTCTCCATTTTCTTTGAAATTGTAATTGTTAATATTCTATTCATTAACAGCATTGGCAGTGTAATAAAAAGACCTAATTATTTCTAGGTCGGAGCCCATTTTTTAAATTTATACTTTTATCCGTTTCAAGAAGTTTTATATTACATACTGTATATAAAAGAAAAAGTAATAA
Proteins encoded in this region:
- a CDS encoding glycosyltransferase family 8 protein; translation: MSTIHVVTAVNDGFAKHLAVMLYSLLKNKVSANPIIIYVIDSQISKKNKSILTNTVKQFNAEIKYLSIDPTLYDGFLLTHHITQETYHRISIPDLLEKEIEKVIYLDSDMIIKEDITKLWDTNINQYFLAGVIDAWQGVKKLRHSDLSIPDDCDYFNAGVLVLNLKKWREHNITNQIIDFMKKNQRIIRYPSQDPMNAILHDKWLQLDVKWNYQSKQVYFFEPLLDPAIIHYTGEDSKPWWSSKHPLRDEYFKYEKKLEN
- a CDS encoding zinc-ribbon domain-containing protein, which gives rise to MKKSLASEYPELVNEWDYELNGDIKPSDVPPKGRQHVWWNCQEGHPSYKAKLASRSNGTGCPCCKGSEVCFERSLLGKRPDLVAMWDKERNSPSTPDKVLAGSNETYYWICEKGHSFDMPIKRMTRKRRSNGCPYCRGLRVNETNNLAKLYPQIAYEWVECLENKYKTAKDVTPGSTVKVLWRCKRGHEWKTTPKHRTSGGTGCPRCKKTMKVSKKSYTLFYYLRKHFDDVEIERPLLGTRMVLDVYIPSINLVIEYDGGFYHKDNKRDIKKDSMLLEKMPTAKLIRIREPECPPYNSPNSNTIFYVLKNHSIEAFQMCLQMVFIDHVQKRPDINLERDNVSILELMDCLECENSFATIRPDLLIEFDYKKNGNLKPEDFKVASKEKVNWICKKGHCWSATIASRTHGGNNCPDCGNRRLHSGNNLAAVNPELVKEWHPTKNEKGPQDYFANSHFKVWWLCKKCGYEWPALIYNRNGKRSGCPLCYRNNLN
- the rpsI gene encoding 30S ribosomal protein S9 — its product is MKNERKKYGLKGARRAPQFSKR
- a CDS encoding IMEF encapsulin system ferritin-like cargo protein, coding for MREELAIFNRIFTTTKESIENFMAMLDPVIQNAKDDHERLYYHHIYEEEEQRLSRLEELIPLITKFENDKNDTIFSPTNNEFNRLLQELNLEKFGLHNFVEHLDLALFKFTDEVRSTQLQQMREVSYQDYQQVKNFLNEINGKFDRDYVDPHAHHDKDHDHLAPLISQNATAKKHKSPKKGFTVGSLL
- a CDS encoding nucleoside kinase; this translates as MSKVPLYIVTGASGSGKTFVVKELRRIMPDYVIFDYDVILKFLRADSNKLDKYQMQGIWLRVARDVAESGRKTIICGLIKPQDIETSKEIRYFSHINYLILHCDEQTRENRLCARKNMTDKKIKYIKKLASWFIEIAAKNTPPIPIVDTSNTDVIKVAEQIRDWVLIGKMDTSL
- a CDS encoding DEAD/DEAH box helicase family protein: MKRTQIFPRYHQLSGVKSILADVSEKGVGQKYLIQHSAGSGKSNSIAWLAHQLVSLSKDGKNLFDSVIVVTDRINLDKQIKNTIKGFMQVSNTVGHAGSSGDLRKLLQDGKKIIITIVHKFAQTSRIGSNLSRSAPLR